A region of the Lycium barbarum isolate Lr01 chromosome 1, ASM1917538v2, whole genome shotgun sequence genome:
GCAAGCACAACGTCTTCAAACTCCTCAAATGTGAACGCCTCCTCTATGATCAAGGCTTTTGACCACATGACCAACTTCCTGTTCTACGAGAACTTTGAAATTTCGAGATACTCCAAATGTTTTCTTCTTTTCTATTAAGAAAATACACAGAGTCTTATATATGAGAAAAATCATCAATACTAAAGAACATAAATGATGTTGGAGTGGAATTGGTAAATATTGAATAGGTTTCTTTGGGAATCCTTCTTCTAACTTAACATATATTGTTCACAACTTTTATTCTTACTAGTATACTTGTTCGCGCTTCGCACGATTATAAGAACTAATTAAAGATGATTGTTAatttaataaaagaaaattatttttaccAATCAGACCTCTTTCATGATTAGTTTAACATCATATATAATTGTGAGACATATTTTAGTTTATATACGACAACCTATTCGAATCAAATGTGAAGTTGAAtactgaaaaataaaaataatggtAATGCAAAAATCTTGGGATACAAACCCGATACATCACCCTCTTTTTCGTTATTTTATTTCTTAGTATGAATTATGACACTTATATATAATTCATAAGATTTGACCTTTTTCTCaaatgcagtttttttttttttaaagtaaaaagAATATATATAAAACAGAAAGATAGACATATATAATAGAAAAGAAAtagaaaaaattaattaaatgtaTCATGTCATTAATAGGATTAAATTAATTAGGAAATAAAGGGAAAATAAGGAGAAATGTAAATTTAACAAAGGATAAAATTGAATTATTATTGCTTGTGTTTGTAATTCCAAAATCTCCATTGATGTATGGATCACGGTCACAAGCTTCACTACAAAAGATTCAAGTGTCACAATCTtcaaagggaaatttgcaagattgcccttcgctggggtggtctttaaattctgcccttcaggcagaatttctgcctcagtaaattctgccttaaggcagaaattCTACCTTCAGGCAAAATTTGCATAGGCAGAAATTTTGTTGGGCAGATttacaaaattctgccttgcgatttttttttaactgagcagGAGTTCGAACCCACAGCCTTGGGGTGTTAGGCGAGagttaaaatttaaagaccaccaatttcaagggcaaaaattaaagaccaccccaaataaagggcaatccgcgcaaaaaaaagatCTTCAACTTAATATGGGATTTTGGTGgattggatttaaaaaaaaaaaaaaaaaaaaaagacagtctGGTGCACTAAGTTCCCGCTATACGCGGGAtctggggaagggccggaccacaagggtctattgtacgcagccttaccttgcatttctccaagaggctgtttccacggctcgaacccgtgacaaAAGATGGAAAGACGTGTCTCGGTGAATAGTAACAAAACAAATCGTAAGCCCATTGCTCCACCCTTTCTGAGAATGTATTTGTTCTTGTATCCTGCCGATAGAAGCATAACTTATTTCTTTATAAATGAGAAGATAGAGCTAGTCATGATACATTTAGTAAGGATCGAGCTAGAACTGATACCAATTTTGAAGATAAAATAAATCATGTAAAgttagaaagaattgttaatgaaACTCAGGTTTATGCTTTAGAATCTTAGTAGAAgaaaggcttaatacctagatggacccttaaacttgacatgttttgtaagataggcatataaacttataaggtgaccagatagacacttaaacttactcaaagtgtatttttcaagtttttcagttgttttgaaaacaaaaactatatttttcaaacactcacaattttcatggccaaacaagccctaaatatatcacaaaatattttttttaaaatgcaaaaataaggcaaacacatatacatgagactataaatgtgcacttaaaccaataaatactcgctaatcgcaattttgcagctttcaattaactcagattttttttttacacttgaataattaaaaaacaataactttaaccaataaaaatccttaaaaaaagaaatttcaaattaagaaatttctaagttcagtatttcaagtgtaaaagaaatttcaaattaagaaaactgtaaagccgagaagaaaatccttaaaaaaagaaatttcttaattttaaatttctttttttaaggatttttattggttaaagttattgttttttaattattcaagtgtaaaaaaaaaaccgagttacttgaaagctgcaaaattgcgattagcgagtatttattggtttaagtgcacatttatagtctcatgtatatgtgttttccttatttttgcattttaaaaaaaatattttgtgatatatttagggcttgtttggccatgaaaattgtgagtgtttgaaaaatatagtttttgttttcaaaacaactgaaaaacttgaaaaatacactttgagtaagtttaagtgtctatctggtcaccttataagtttatatgcctatcttataaaacatgtcaagtttaagggtccatttGGGTATTAAGCctagaagaaaataagttttgtatTGTTTTTCTAACTTCATTGATTTAGTTAAAATTGCAGAGTAATTTACACAAAGTAAATTAAGTATCTATTCATTGTCATGACTTTGCTAATTTCAAGTGATTTGTTTCTAAGAGAGTATCAGATATATGTAACAACCATATATAAATTACTAATAACGTAAATATAACATATAACTCGTCATCGTTCTAACACTTTGAATAACCACATATGTATTGTTGAATAAAAGAAAGTAAATGCTCAACAACTTTTTAGGTGAATACTTGATTTCTTTAACTTTAATTAGTAAAGTTGCTAGTCCCAAATTTGAAGTCAAAAACATACTTCACATTATAATCAACTATTAATAGAGAGAAGAGAAAAGGGTTCAATGTATGCGTACAATCTTAAGCTATAAGGTCTTTTCAGGCACAACGCCTCCTGCCATAGGATACAAACACAAAGCAACAAAAGAGTTCATAGAAAAAATAAAATCAGGATTGTGTAAATTTAAAGAGGAATAACTCACCAATAATTAAAAGAACATACCCCAGTTCCACAATCTCCTTTTTCCCAAAGATTTCCGTTTAGAAATTGGCGCATCATATATgtagaaccaaaaaaaaaaaaaaatcctaataagaaaagaaataagaTCAAACAATACAAAAAATTCCTCACTCAATCTTTTTGGACAGAGATTTCCGTCTTTGTAAAATAATCTTACTTCCCCTGTTTCGATTGAATAGGAAAAACCCATGAATACTACAAAGCTTTTTTACTTCTAAGGGAAAATTTATGAATCCTACAAAGCTGATCCTTAGCAGAACTTGCTATAGTCATTCCAATCTTGATAAGAGTTAAGTGTGGCACTCGTGAGTTCCATTGTATtgtatttataaaataaaaggggGACTTTTGATATTTATAGTAGCAAGCAAAATAGGATTAGACTATTGGGTTTCTTTAATTATTACAGTGATATGACGTGACCACGTGAGGGAGTGAAAGAGTTTTGCCCCCCTTTTAATTAACATGTAACAACAATGGGAAATAATTGAAATTTTTAATGCTTTTAGATTTTTTAAAATGAAGTAAAttgaaaaatgaaagaaaaaaggcaaaaaaaaaaaaaagagaaaaaagataaatagatttCTTGGCCAAAGAGAGATGTCACATCATATTACCTAtgcttagctttatattatatataatatagatatagatatagatctTCTAGTAACATTTtcagaaaaatatttttcgtTTGGTTCAATTAAATTAATTTCATCACTTACTCAAACCAATACATAAACATTATGGGCAAATCTTTAGCACTCAAATATCTCATTAAAATTCTATCTGATTTGCTAATATTATAatttattattaagccggaatgAAGCATTAGATGTTCGCAGATGAGACAATAATTTTATATTTCCAACTTTGTGTTGACTTCTACCATCTACCCTCGACCATCTTTGACCTACTTTGTTCGGCATATATGTCAAAACATAAAGGGGACTCTTGGCTTTTTATCATCCTTGATGTACTGGAGAAGCCACAAGTTCACTGCATCTGGCAATTCCATTGCATCACCCCCGCTAACATGATGTAAAGGAGCAACAGATCGGACATTTCGACATATGAATTGTCAGTACCCGTTTAGAGAAGTAAATCAAATGTTCTAAAAAtaagtactccctctgtttcaatttatgtgaatctatttcttttttagttcgtgccaaaatgaatgacttttttcttaatttggaaacaaattcactttatgaagtgatttacagtcacacaaatatttaagacttattttgaaccacaagtttcaagagtcttcactctttcttaaatgtcgtgtccagtcaaatgagttcacataaattgaaatggaaggAGTACCTTGTTTAATTTATGCAAATTAGAGACTCCACCAATACCTGATTTTGGCACAAGGGATGCTTTTTCGGGATGCTTAAAGACCATGACAAGCACTCTTCCCGTGCCAAAAATGAAGCGCCCTTTCATCATTCAGGATCAAACTCATCACAAGATGTTTATCTCATATATATGTCACACTTCTCATGAACAAAAATAAGAAATTAGCATTAATGGACTAACGATACAAAGGCTTCAAAATACAGCTAGACAGTGCATCAATCTTTACATAATCAAGTGAGTCAAATTAGTCAGTTCTTCAGTCAGTTATTCCAGGGAAACAATCATATTCTGGTGTCAAACTCTCAAACTGGCACCGATCCATAACAGAGAAAGCATCCTACAGCATGAAAGGCCAATCATCACCTCCCATGCACACTGCCAGGTGATCGAGCACCTTTATCGCTGCTAATGTCATCATCAATTTCACTTCCATTGACCCACACAGCATTGTTACTACCACTCACTTCAGAACTAGCATTACTGCTCGTGGCAAGTGGGGAGTCAGGCACACTGACGGTCCTGCTTGTCCTGCCTCTATTAGGCCCTGATCTCACGCTGTACATAGAGGATGCTGGAATATTAGTCATCAACGGACGCAGATTACCCGAGACTCTTTGCCTTATATCCTGTCCAAGAGCAATGTCTCAAGTTAAGTAATGAATAAGAAAAGAGAATAAGGCCAACAAGATGGATCATCTAAGACTTTACAGCTACGAGAAACCAACAGAACATTTTGGAACTTTAATCAGTTCAGAGGTATACTTATATCTTCAAGCTATGGTAGAACACAATATTCTATTAGCATAGGAATGTGAATTCCTGATATAATGTTATTCAAGGAATTATAGTATATTTCCATAGCTGCAATAAATGAAAAGAATGTATATACCATATGTCTAATAGCCATATCCAAGGATTTCTTTGATAATGATCTTCCAAAACCTGAGCTATCAGGCGACGAAGACTTTGCAGATAAGTTACTGTGTGGAGAATGTCTGTCATCTTGCTTCGGAGGAACCAGCTTCCGCATATTTACTACCCTTTCAACCATCTTGGTCCCAACCATGCCAGGGCTTACATTGTCATTGGCTTTAGCATGAAGTCGGCTCATGTATGGGACAGGAACAGAGCTTCCATTGCTATGCATAACACCATTAGGAGGACGTCCTCTTGCCGGAGAGCATGATTGTCGTCTAACCCTTCCATTTGAAGCTCGATCAACAGATGAAGATCTAGCACTAGCTGCTCCAGGTCTTCCCCTAGTAGCTGAAATTGGCCTGTCAGGTAGCGATGTCCTTAAATTGGGTGGAGCATCAAGGGAGAACCCTGGAATATCTGAAGGCTTCCATGGTCTGGGTTTTACAGTTGGAGAACTAGCACGTGGGGCTGCAGGGTTTCGTGATGCCATTGTAGCTGACTTGGTACTTGAAGAGGAAGATAAAGGTTTAACATGAGGAACAGTTGTATTTGTTGTACTTGACACTGAAGTTGCTCGACGAGTTGGAGTTGCTGCCCTGGATGTGGACTTTGATCCAGCAATTGAGGCCCTGCTTGTTGGTGTCGAGGACCTTGCATTGGACCTTGCAGTAGGTGTTGAAGATCTTGGAGGGACAGTGGGTTTTGCAGAAGGCATGGTGGCACGAGAAGTAGGTGTTGCAGACCTTGATGATCTAGATGTCGTTGTGGTTGACATTGTTTTAGAGGTTGCAGTCGATGTCATTGCTTTGGGTGCTCTCGCAGATGTGGATCTAGATGCTGAGGTCAAGGAGGATGTAGATGAGCTTAATGTCGGTCTACCAGTCGGAGTTGAAGGTCTTGATCCAGCTGAAGAAGGTCTTGATCCACCTGAAGAAGAAGGTCTTCGAAGACTAGAACTTGAAGTGTTTAATCCAGGAGAGGAAGCTAGCTGTCTAGATGCTAAGTTGCTTCTTCCGGTGGTCTCTGGGAGAGAATTTGTTAACTGCATCAAAAGTAACAAGTTACAGTAAAGATCCCTGGTTCCAAGAAAATAACTCAAAACTGTTGTACAGACTTCAGGTTGAGATTGCCAAGCAGAAAGCTTCACTATTTGCACTTCACATATTTATCTACTTGCACTAACAGGCAAAGTTTTCCATTGTCATCAAGATAAATggaaaaccaaatcaaacaaTTAAACTGAATCGAACCCACTGAAAAACTGATAATGTGTTTTGATTTGCTACAGTTTGGTGTTAAGGTTAAAAGAAAAAACCAATAATTATTTGATTTGCTTTTGTAttaggaaaaaaaagaaaagttgaatTGAAACTAATAAATCAAACCGGCAACATATACCACCTTGTAATtatattatatacacaaatgtgtatatctatatatgtatgtattgcaTTTACAAAAATTTGAAACTATTTTATAGATTTTTCTTCAAATGTTTATAATTTTTCTGTGGATTTTGAGTCTTTAGCATGTGGTTtgagaaactttttttttttaatggtatCTAGACATTTTCAATAATGTTTTCTCTAATCTTTCTGTAATGTACTTGCTCAATCTAAATTATGAGTTGAAGGTTGAAACATATAAAGCAAGTTACACATTGGTGTTTTTCGTCACATGAACTTTTTAATTGTGACATATTGGTTAATCTTACAAACTTTTTCTATTGGTACTTTTCTTCATTGTTTCCATCTACTTTTATCTAAGAATAATCAAGTTATTATTGACAGCATAAAACCCAAAAAACACCTAACATGCAAAATTATAGAAGATTCTCTTCAAGATTAAACAATTCTATCAAATTGGGTAATGATTAAATGTGTGATAGCATCTAGTATACTGGGTATCAAGAAATCTGATAATTATAATTTCTCGGGAGAATCCTTAAGAAAAAACCAACTCGCACTGATCACAGACACCCCATCATAAGAGCATGTACTGGTACACCCAGCTAATGCATCCTCACTAGGATAAAGAAATCATAGCCCTAAAATATTCCTAGGAATTAAGTTTTCCAAATGGGTGATATCCGAGAGATTGGGTACGCGAAATTTCCCACAAGAACCATCACAAAAGAAATGTACATCgtactttttcttttggatgacCAAGCGCACCTGGGGTCAACCATTAGGACCAACCGCAGCCTTCGAATCACGGGGATAATGGGGCCACCCCTCTATAATTCTTCAATTAAATACCGGGCTTAGTTAGCATGGTGCAGGGCTCGAACCTGGACCTAAGTCACAAGTCCCTCGACCTTTATCACTTGAACTAAGCCTTTGGGGCAGATATACATCATACTATATCTGCAT
Encoded here:
- the LOC132637891 gene encoding uncharacterized protein LOC132637891 isoform X1 → MNRSFRSEDSGTRQRIKSSDEELSLFLEMRRRENERNNNRFLQINDDFDPLGSNNGSSPALNIASAAPVRKTRADEFLNADNDKTDYDWLLTPPGTPLFPSLEMESRKTMMSQLGNSRAHPTALTSRLTNSLPETTGRSNLASRQLASSPGLNTSSSSLRRPSSSGGSRPSSAGSRPSTPTGRPTLSSSTSSLTSASRSTSARAPKAMTSTATSKTMSTTTTSRSSRSATPTSRATMPSAKPTVPPRSSTPTARSNARSSTPTSRASIAGSKSTSRAATPTRRATSVSSTTNTTVPHVKPLSSSSSTKSATMASRNPAAPRASSPTVKPRPWKPSDIPGFSLDAPPNLRTSLPDRPISATRGRPGAASARSSSVDRASNGRVRRQSCSPARGRPPNGVMHSNGSSVPVPYMSRLHAKANDNVSPGMVGTKMVERVVNMRKLVPPKQDDRHSPHSNLSAKSSSPDSSGFGRSLSKKSLDMAIRHMDIRQRVSGNLRPLMTNIPASSMYSVRSGPNRGRTSRTVSVPDSPLATSSNASSEVSGSNNAVWVNGSEIDDDISSDKGARSPGSVHGR
- the LOC132637891 gene encoding uncharacterized protein LOC132637891 isoform X2, with product MSSLMLTMIKLITTEMESRKTMMSQLGNSRAHPTALTSRLTNSLPETTGRSNLASRQLASSPGLNTSSSSLRRPSSSGGSRPSSAGSRPSTPTGRPTLSSSTSSLTSASRSTSARAPKAMTSTATSKTMSTTTTSRSSRSATPTSRATMPSAKPTVPPRSSTPTARSNARSSTPTSRASIAGSKSTSRAATPTRRATSVSSTTNTTVPHVKPLSSSSSTKSATMASRNPAAPRASSPTVKPRPWKPSDIPGFSLDAPPNLRTSLPDRPISATRGRPGAASARSSSVDRASNGRVRRQSCSPARGRPPNGVMHSNGSSVPVPYMSRLHAKANDNVSPGMVGTKMVERVVNMRKLVPPKQDDRHSPHSNLSAKSSSPDSSGFGRSLSKKSLDMAIRHMDIRQRVSGNLRPLMTNIPASSMYSVRSGPNRGRTSRTVSVPDSPLATSSNASSEVSGSNNAVWVNGSEIDDDISSDKGARSPGSVHGR